From Pontibacter actiniarum, a single genomic window includes:
- a CDS encoding ATP-binding cassette domain-containing protein, translating to MIKLSHISFRYKKRRQLFADLNLTLQPGFIYGLLGKNGAGKSSLLKHMVGLLYPDSGTCTVFGFDTSARKPAMLQDMYLVPEEFNLPAISLATFVKANAVFYSRFSYNQLQAYLAEFELSENDKLSTLSYGQKKKFLIAFGLATNARVLILDEPTNGLDIPSKSQFRKIMAAALDEEKIIIISTHQVRDLENLIDSIVVLEQGNIIFNQSIADISERLAFEHSLAGVPDEEVLYAEELQGRRAGIVKNIAGIDSRVDMELLFNGIVKNAPAINGAFANLKYEY from the coding sequence ATGATAAAACTTTCACACATTAGCTTCAGGTACAAAAAGCGGCGGCAGCTCTTCGCGGACCTGAACCTTACCCTGCAGCCGGGCTTTATCTATGGCTTGCTGGGTAAAAACGGCGCTGGCAAGTCGTCGCTGCTTAAGCACATGGTAGGCCTGCTTTACCCGGACAGTGGCACATGTACCGTCTTCGGCTTCGACACCTCAGCGCGTAAGCCGGCTATGCTGCAGGACATGTACCTGGTGCCGGAGGAGTTTAACCTGCCTGCCATCAGCCTGGCGACCTTTGTGAAGGCCAACGCTGTGTTTTACTCCCGGTTTAGCTATAACCAGCTGCAGGCATACCTGGCCGAGTTTGAGCTGTCAGAGAATGATAAGCTGTCTACGTTGTCATACGGCCAGAAGAAGAAGTTCCTGATCGCCTTCGGCCTTGCCACTAACGCCCGCGTCTTAATCCTCGACGAGCCAACCAACGGCCTGGACATCCCCTCAAAAAGCCAGTTCAGGAAGATTATGGCGGCGGCACTGGACGAAGAGAAGATCATCATCATCTCCACGCACCAGGTGCGCGACCTGGAAAACCTGATCGATAGCATTGTGGTGCTGGAGCAGGGCAACATCATCTTTAACCAAAGTATAGCCGACATTTCAGAACGCCTGGCTTTTGAGCATAGTCTGGCCGGTGTGCCGGACGAGGAGGTGCTGTACGCCGAGGAGTTGCAGGGGCGCAGAGCGGGTATCGTGAAGAACATAGCCGGCATAGACAGCCGCGTAGATATGGAACTGTTGTTTAACGGTATCGTGAAGAATGCACCTGCCATTAATGGCGCTTTTGCCAACCTGAAGTATGAGTACTAA